The Pochonia chlamydosporia 170 chromosome 1, whole genome shotgun sequence genome window below encodes:
- a CDS encoding aldehyde dehydrogenase (similar to Aspergillus terreus NIH2624 XP_001214198.1) — MTLTVELKTPVTGAYQQPIGLFINNEWVEGVDKKKFEVINPATEEVITSVCEATEKDVDLAVAAARKAFETTWKQVTPQQRSVMMIKLADLVEKNLELLAAVESLDNGKSITMAKGDVGAVAGCIRYYGGWADKIEGKTIDIAPDMFHYTRPEPIGVCGQIIPWNFPLLMLAWKIGPALATGNTIVMKSAEQTPLSALVFANLVKEAGFPPGVFNLISGFGKVAGAAISSHMDIDKVAFTGSTVIGRTIMKAAAASNLKKVTLELGGKSPNIIFNDADIEQAISWVNFGIYFNHGQCCCAGTRIFVQEGVYDKFLEAFKKRAQQNKVGDPFAQDTFQGPQVSQLQYDRIMSYIKSGKDEGATVEIGGERHGDKGYFIQPTIFSNVKPEMKIMQEEIFGPVCAISKFKTEEEVIKLGNETTYGLAAAIHTKDLNTSIRVSNALKAGTVWVNCYNMLSHQLPFGGFKESGIGRELGEAALANYTQNKSVAVRLGGALFG; from the exons ATGACTTTGACCGTCGAGCTCAAGACTCCTGTCACGGGTGCTTACCAGCAGCCCATCGGTCT cttcatcaacaacgagTGGGTTGAGGGTGttgacaagaagaagttcGAGGTCATCAACCCCGCCACCGAAGAGGTCATTACCTCAGTTTGCGAGGCCACCGAGAAGGATGTCGACCTTGCCGTCGCCGCTGCCCGTAAGGCTTTCGAGACCACATGGAAGCAGGTTACACCCCAACAGCGATCTGTCATGATGATCAAGCTTGCCGATCTCGTTGAGAAGAACCTCGAGCTCCTTGCTGCCGTAGAGTCTCTTGACAACGGCaagtccatcaccatggccaagggTGACGtcggtgctgttgctggctgCATCCGATACTACGGAGGATGGGCCGACAAGATTGAGGGCAAGACCATTGACATTGCCCCCGACATGTTCCACTATACCCGCCCAGAGCCT ATTGGTGTCTGTGGTCAGATCATCCCCTGGAACTTCCCTCTTCTCATGCTCGCCTGGAAGATTGGCCCCGCCCTGGCTACTGGCAACACTATTGTCATGAAGTCCGCTGAACAGACCCCTCTGTCCGctctcgtctttgccaatCTGGTCAAGGAGGCCGGTTTCCCCCCTGGTGTCTTCAACCTGATCTCTGGTTTCGGCAAGGTTGCTGGtgccgccatctcctcccacatggacattgacaaggTTGCCTTTACTGGTTCTACCGTCATTGGCCGTACTATCATGaaggctgctgccgcttccaACCTGAAGAAGGTCACATTGGAGCTTGGTGGCAAGTCtcccaacatcatcttcaatgatgccgacattgaGCAGGCCATTTCATGGGTCAACTTTGGTATCTACTTCAACCACGGCCAGTGCTGCTGTGCTGGTACCCGTATCTTCGTCCAGGAGGGTGTCTATGACAAATTCCTCGAGGCTTTCAAGAAGCGTGCCCAGCAGAACAAGGTTGGTGACCCATTCGCCCAAGACACCTTCCAGGGCCCCCAGGTCAGCCAGCTTCAGTACGACCGTATCATGAGCTACATCAAGTCCGGTAAGGATGAGGGTGCCACAGTCGAGATTGGTGGTGAGCGCCACGGCGACAAGGGATACTTCATCCAGCCTACCATTTTCAGCAACGTCAAGCCTGAAATGAAGATCATGCAGGAGGAGATTTTCGGCCCTGTCTGCGCCATCTCCAAGTTCAAGACCGAGGAGGAGGTCATCAAGTTGGGTAACGAGACCACTTACGgccttgctgctgccatcCACACCAAGgacctcaacaccagcatccGTGTCAGCAACGCCCTCAAGGCTGGTACCGTCTGGGTCAACT GCTACAACATGCTCTCCCACCAATT GCCGTTCGGTGGTTTCAAGGAGTCTGGTATTGGTCGTGAACTGGGTGAGGCTGCTTTGGCCAACTACACTCAGAACAAGAGTGTTGCCGTGAGACTTGGTGGTGCTCTCTTTGGTTAA
- a CDS encoding intracellular protein transport protein (Sat1) (similar to Talaromyces marneffei ATCC 18224 XP_002148790.1), whose product MPPETPSNIRVFIRWRDQTVFAGEEVKCTVTFKNVAPTPGQQRTQQSQQQQKPQGERQRLTVPLQARAKGNVGVTAPPSTTTTRGHRRSALSLSVSTTNSHSRSGSVQWPQTAGSGGDWRPGHSHKRSLSIVSIGSTNTVEEHLQRNEPPPSRPQRPNRGHNRAASLQIPPQGVTSPGAGPQSAPFFPRHTSSPLFNASYPPDRFGRIPGAPPSPNTPGLGGQRRSPKSPARQQMPDFRFPAAPPPGNDEASRSNFKTADGLLSPKHSGMLDNNNLAVRSKDQPPSAVDRPAARILASNTIPGGTPRSSGEFYSMSNNSSETLVSEYVTQPLARGNGRPPHLRRSSGMTAQQQKAPESLMMGYAQIQGSFVLDGSLVSLGPFEQVKKKGAVGGRGGGVVGLEPTKRDTGLLRGFGWGNISNSLGDFLGGGELSTIKEMRGAANSKSIPLLSTPQSILFVDLQLAPGESRSYEYTFRLPKGLPPTHKGKTIKISYSLIIGTQRVGGAKEQQVRSVEIPFRVLGSVNSHGEILGHDLMSPYIILRDAAEVKSLGKHSRAHKSKASFGPPATMNEFLNYVDDLATRPRDSAGAALLSPTESTQRRPSTYEEVATAKEAIHLAIMRSNMASDGQQSANRFEIARNGQRVGVVMLTRPAYRLGEVITMAIDFTDADIPCYAVHATLETSERVDSSLAVRSESSLQRVTRKVYVASSEAAMYSRRVVFTPTIPISATPEFVTTGVNLEWKIRVEFVVPYQGSDATQLGELQVPHPLLEQISQDEKGGLVLVAMENLACESFDVSVPLRVYGAVGSGLERLERDEASEEGLVV is encoded by the exons ATGCCTCCCGAAACACCCAGCAATATCCGGGTTTTTATCCGCTGGCGCGACCAGACCGTCTTCGCCGGCGAGGAGGTCAAATGCACAGTGACATTCAAGAATGTCGCCCCGACACCAGGGCAGCAGAGAACACAACAatcgcagcagcagcagaagcctCAAGGCGAACGACAGCGCTTGACCGTTCCGCTGCAAGCAAGGGCAAAGGGCAACGTAGGCGTCACGGCACCGCCCTCGACGACCACCACCAGAGGGCATCGCAGGTCTGCCTTGTCGCTTAGTGTTTCTACAACAAACTCTCACAGCCGGTCGGGCTCAGTACAATGGCCGCAGACTGCTGGAAGTGGTGGGGACTGGCGGCCGGGACATTCGCACAAACGATCGCTGTCTATTGTATCGATTGGGTCGACGAACACCGTGGAGGAGCATCTCCAGCGCAATGAACCTCCTCCGTCAAGGCCACAACGACCAAATCGGGGTCACAACCGGGCGGCCAGCTTACAGATTCCTCCTCAAGGCGTGACATCACCGGGGGCAGGGCCACAGTCTG CACCTTTCTTTCCTCGACATACGAGTTCGCCGTTGTTCAACGCTTCATATCCACCTGATCGGTTCGGACGAATTCCTGGAGCTCCTCCTTCACCAAACACACCGGGCTTGGGTGGTCAAAGGAGATCACCAAAGTCCCCAGCGAGACAGCAGATGCCCGATTTTCGATTTCCCGCGGCGCCTCCACCTGGGAACGATGAAGCTTCTAGATCGAATTTTAAAACCGCCGATGGACTACTTAGTCCGAAGCATTCTGGCATGCTTGATAATAATAACTTGGCTGTGCGGTCAAAGGACCAACCGCCAAGTGCTGTTGATCGTCCGGCGGCCAGAATTTTGGCAAGTAATACCATTCCTGGGGGCACACCACGAAGTAGTGGAGAGTTCTATTCTATGAGCAACAACTCCTCAGAGACTTTGGTTTCTGAATACGTCACGCAGCCTCTGGCAAGGGGCAATGGCCGACCACCACACCTTCGACGAAGCTCTGGTATGACGgcccagcagcaaaaggCGCCAGAGTCATTGATGATGGGTTATGCTCAGATCCAAGGATCCTTCGTCTTGGACGGCTCGCTGGTTAGCCTTGGACCTTTCGAGCAGGTTAAGAAGAAGGGAGCCGTGGGAGGAcgtggcggcggcgtcgttGGTCTCGAGCCAACAAAACGAGATACTGGTTTGTTGAGGGGTTTCGGCTGGGGAAACATCAGCAACTCTCTAGGGGACTTCcttggtggaggagagttGAGCACGATCAAGGAGATGCGAGGAGCCGCTAACTCCAAGTCTATTCCCCTGCTCAGCACACCACAGTCCATTCTTTTTGTCGACCTACAGCTGGCTCCTGGTGAGAGTCGGTCCTACGAATACACCTTCCGCCTACCAAAGGGTTTGCCTCCAACCCACAAAGGCAAAACAATCAAGATCTCATACAGCCTGATTATTGGCACCCAGAGAGTTGGCGGCGCCAAGGAGCAGCAAGTGAGATCTGTGGAAATTCCATTCAGGGTCCTGGGCAGCGTTAACAGCCACGGGGAAATCCTTGGACACGACCTCATGAGTCCATACATAATACTACGAGACGCAGCGGAGGTCAAGAGCTTGGGTAAGCACTCAAGAGCGCACAAATCAAAGGCTTCATTTGGTCCGCCGGCGACGATGAATGAATTCCTCAACTACGTCGATGACTTGGCCACGCGGCCGCGGGACTCTGCGGGAGCAGCACTATTATCTCCAACAGAGTCAACGCAAAGACGGCCATCGACATACGAAGAGGTGGCTACGGCCAAGGAGGCAATCCATTTAGCAATCATGAGAAGCAACATGGCTAGTGATGGCCAACAAAGCGCCAATCGATTCGAGATTGCACGCAACGGTCAGCGTGTGGGAGTGGTCATGCTCACCAGGCCGGCCTACCGTCTCGGCgaagtcatcaccatggcaaTTGATTTCACTGACGCCGACATACCATGCTACGCCGTCCATGCAACACTCGAAACCTCTGAAAGGGTAGATTCCTCACTGGCCGTCCGGTCAGAATCAAGTCTACAACGCGTTACCCGCAAAGTATACGTTGCCTCATCCGAAGCAGCCATGTATTCTCGCCGCGTGGTCTTCACTCCCACAATCCCCATATCCGCTACACCGGAATTCGTCACTACAGGCGTCAACCTCGAGTGGAAGATTCGGGTGGAGTTTGTGGTTCCATACCAGGGGTCAGATGCGACGCAACTAGGGGAACTGCAGGTTCCTCATCCGCTCTTGGAGCAGATTTCGCAGGATGAGAAGGGTGGGTTGGTGCTCGTGGCTATGGAGAATCTGGCTTGTGAGAGCTTTGATGTCTCGGTGCCGTTGAGGGTATATGGTGCTGTGGGGAGCGGGttggagaggttggagagGGATGAGGCGTCTGAGGAGGGACTGGTGGTTTAG
- a CDS encoding WD repeat protein (similar to Coccidioides immitis RS XP_001245778.1): protein MAAVVTPSNNRLKLTPSNSPFLSRPSRSPMRGRSSHESRLSLRRVVGTTCRSPTGFDTVNSSFAYIAGGAVVVVDVEGQLYSQRFYRARPTAVPNYSVSSSQNAPSTPIATTPKANDSRNRVAPSYRDSPYSPVDWASDSPGGSKTWTSRERIKAATCLALSPDGRYLAVGETGYAPRVLIFSLLDASSDTPLVSISEHAFGVTAVAWSEDSKYLASLGAANDGFLFVWKIDPRTGAAKLFQQNRCTSYIKDMVWMGNALITLGVRHVKVWKIEDGTSTSPTKPKFLGDVTPSTPTSQKTLPGRNMLLGSLLEATFSCAAVDGKSLILCTEAGDVCILDDDDRQMKLTKVLNLDFAITTITIRDKIAYVGGRDGYFATLDVDAVMDGSAVSVLTVSQTSAGIVALGFLPDKLVTIDSKQSIDVWNPDYLPGKHSQALAHIPIPGHGEPIMGVHPLHRPNKANAAFVTWSASGNITFWDLDGQVRLTIDVPIDNAEPENELTLANQITSARTTKSGKLLVTADRQGIVKVVDVDSRDCLLDIKAHSSDCLCISIYDEESKFLMACCGRDRTAQLFHRDSNGQIEHFQTLEFAAKVVQVLIPTDDKVITISLDRTLQVHDIVSRDGEPDILAAIPSKVISLKSSPTSMTMGPDNRTVFVSLLDRSTYQFDLATGRQICCFKCMDEGGVEAAVLDSLFVGQWPAKDLDFLLGSSNTDKSIRLYDANSGSFLDREWGHTEAINGVSLVEDDDGSKKVVSVGSDGTIMIWKLDLNDPSPGSMSRDPSPVKEATIANGRPTLRRVLSKAELAEFQRPSPSPAGRRSPPRSLRRRTSRLTLGAGVAANRTPVGNIATSPNDSAINEDTPSRRRPSEPNRGDSPPSSPKARVTRAPSMPALSAVAKRKSSSNLRGFGSLNMATEQACRTLRAYRKKLSSAEPITAEVLTELDQELRLTAAALGDRAIRSKAMNETVLSGLLDQYSERLVTLLDEKLRLTNQLPKDRDMETASSDDRPRSADGTSSSSSP from the coding sequence ATGGCTGCGGTTGTTACTCCCTCCAACAACCGGCTGAAGTTGACGCCGTCTAATTCACCTTTTCTATCGCGGCCGTCGAGATCTCCAATGCGGGGCCGTTCTTCCCATGAGTCGCGGCTCTCGTTGAGGAGAGTCGTTGGCACTACTTGTCGCTCGCCCACTGGCTTCGATACGGTCAATTCCTCCTTTGCCTACATTGCCGGAGGAGCTGTCGTGGTCGTCGATGTCGAGGGTCAGCTTTATTCACAACGCTTTTACAGAGCTCGCCCTACAGCTGTACCGAACTATTCAGTATCGAGTTCTCAGAACGCCCCGTCCACCCCAAttgcaacaacaccaaaggCAAACGACAGCCGCAATCGAGTGGCTCCTAGCTACAGGGACTCGCCCTATAGCCCGGTGGACTGGGCGAGTGATTCACCGGGTGGTTCCAAGACGTGGACGAGTCGGGAGAGGATTAAGGCTGCTACCTGCCTGGCTCTGAGCCCAGATGGTAGGTATTTGGCAGTAGGGGAAACCGGATATGCACCACGAGTTTTGATCTTCAGCCTACTAGATGCATCGTCGGACACGCCCCTAGTCTCCATCAGCGAGCATGCGTTTGGCGTCACGGCAGTTGCTTGGTCGGAAGATTCAAAGTATCTTGCATCACTGGGTGCCGCCAACGATGGCTTCCTTTTTGTCTGGAAGATTGACCCTCGGACTGGAGCTGCCAAGCTCTTTCAGCAAAACCGGTGCACTTCATATATCAAAGACATGGTTTGGATGGGTAATGCCCTCATCACCTTGGGGGTGCGACACGTCAAGGTGTGGAAAATCGAGGATGGAACGTCTACTTCGCCGACGAAGCCAAAGTTTCTGGGTGACGTGACTCCATCGACCCCTACGTCACAAAAGACCTTGCCTGGCCGGAATATGCTTCTGGGCAGCTTGTTGGAGGCTACGTTTAGCTGTGCAGCCGTTGACGGAAAGAGTCTCATTCTTTGCACTGAAGCCGGCGATGTTTGCATTCtcgatgacgacgatagacagatgaagctgacgaAAGTGTTAAATCTGGACTTTGCCATCACGACCATTACTATTCGGGACAAGATTGCCTACGTAGGCGGCAGAGACGGCTACTTTGCGActcttgatgttgatgcagtCATGGATGGCAGTGCAGTCAGTGTTTTGACTGTTAGTCAAACATCCGCTGGTATAGTCGCCTTGGGTTTTCTGCCCGACAAGTTGGTAACCATTGATTCGAAGCAGTCCATTGATGTTTGGAACCCCGATTATCTGCCTGGAAAGCATTCTCAAGCACTCGCCCATATTCCAATTCCTGGGCACGGAGAACCAATCATGGGCGTCCACCCTTTGCACCGACCAAACAAGGCGAATGCAGCCTTTGTCACCTGGTCTGCCTCAGGAAATATCACGTTTTGGGATCTTGACGGACAGGTCAGGCTTACTATTGATGTGCCCATTGACAACGCGGAACCGGAGAATGAACTCACCTTGGCCAATCAAATAACAAGCGCTCGCACAACGAAGAGTGGAAAGCTCCTGGTTACAGCAGACCGTCAAGGTATCGTAAaagtggtggatgtggactCCAGGGACTGCCTCTTGGATATCAAGGCACACTCGTCCGACTGCCTTTGCATCAGCATCTATGACGAAGAGTCCAAGTTTCTCATGGCTTGCTGTGGCAGAGACCGTACGGCGCAACTATTTCACCGAGACTCCAACGGCCAGATTGAGCATTTTCAGACCCTTGAGTTTGCGGCCAAGGTTGTCCAGGTGCTCATTCCTACCGACGACAAAGTTATTACCATTTCTCTTGACCGCACATTACAGGTACATGATATCGTCTCCCGAGACGGGGAGCCTGATATCCTTGCCGCCATTCCTTCCAAAGTTATTTCTTTGAAATCGTCACCTACTTCTATGACCATGGGTCCAGATAATAGGACAGTTTTTGTCTCTCTTTTGGATCGATCTACTTATCAATTCGATTTAGCGACTGGCAGACAAATTTGCTGCTTCAAATGCATGGATGAAGGCGGTGTAGAAGCCGCTGTTTTGGATTCATTGTTTGTTGGCCAGTGGCCAGCTAAGGATCTCGACTTTCTGCTTGGATCATCGAATACGGACAAATCGATACGCCTTTATGACGCCAATTCAGGCTCGTTTTTAGACAGAGAATGGGGCCACaccgaagccatcaacggcGTTTCACTGgtcgaagatgacgatggctCCAAGAAAGTCGTCAGTGTGGGTTCGGATGGAACGATTATGATTTGGAAACTGGATCTGAACGATCCTTCACCGGGGTCGATGAGTAGGGATCCATCGCCGGTAAAGGAAgccaccattgccaatgGTCGACCGACGTTACGCAGAGTTTTGTCAAAGGCGGAGTTGGCCGAATTTCAgcgtccatcaccatcaccggcGGGTCGTCGGTCACCACCACGATCACTGCGTCGCAGAACATCGAGACTCACTCTCGGGGCTGGCGTTGCGGCAAATCGAACACCTGTTGGGAATATTGCAACCAGTCCAAATGACAGTGCCATTAATGAGGACACTCCGTCGAGAAGACGACCCTCAGAACCCAACAGAGGCGACAGTCCGCCCTCGAGTCCGAAAGCGAGGGTCACTAGGGCACCGTCGATGCCAGCACTGTCAGCCGTCGCCAAGAGGAAGTCGTCATCGAATCTTCGTGGGTTTGGGTCTCTGAACATGGCGACGGAGCAAGCTTGCCGCACACTGCGTGCGTAcaggaagaagttgtcaTCTGCTGAGCCCATTACAGCAGAAGTCTTGACAGAATTGGACCAGGAGTTGCGTCTCACAGCAGCTGCCTTGGGGGACCGTGCCATCAGAAGCAAGGCTATGAATGAGACAGTACTCAGCGGGCTCCTAGACCAGTACTCGGAGAGACTGGTTACTCTACTAGATGAAAAATTGCGGCTGACCAACCAGCTGCCGAAGGATAGGGATATGGAGACAGCCAGCAGCGATGACCGGCCTCGCAGCGCGGATGGCACGTCTAGCTCGTCGTCGCCATAG